A window from Urocitellus parryii isolate mUroPar1 chromosome 1, mUroPar1.hap1, whole genome shotgun sequence encodes these proteins:
- the LOC144256000 gene encoding cortexin-3-like translates to MDGGQPIPSPLVPLGNVSSESSMSLEQKTTFIFLGILIVRCFRILLDPYRSMPTSTWADGLEGLEKGQFDHALA, encoded by the coding sequence ATGGATGGAGGGCAGCCCATCCCCTCACCCCTAGTGCCCCTTGGGAACGTGTCATCAGAATCTAGCATGTCTCTGGAGCagaaaacaacatttattttcttgggcATCCTCATCGTCAGGTGCTTCCGGATTCTTCTGGACCCATATAGGAGCATGCCAACCTCTACCTGGGCTGATGGACTTGAAGGCCTGGAGAAAGGGCAGTTTGACCATGCCCTTGCTTAG